Within Phaeodactylum tricornutum CCAP 1055/1 chromosome 15, whole genome shotgun sequence, the genomic segment CGGTCGTGCGTTGCGAACGTCATGGTCGAGTCGTTACGTCACGGTCAGCCGATCCAGCAACCCGCCGATGGACTCAAAATTGCAGGGAGCGTTGATCAAGTCACGCGGATCCCTTTCTGTCTTCCTTTTGACGCCACGGTTTCCTCCTTTCGCTCCTAGTATCGTCGCATGGCAAGATTGGTCCCGTTGGTCTTGTTTTAAGGCCTAGTCGATGAATCTGGAGCGCCATTCCGTTTCctccttcttttttgtccTTTGCTAGATTTAGAATTCCAGATTCCTTATGTTGCGTTTTGGGTGTCGAACCCTCTTTTCCTTCTGGCGCTCACAACTTTCTTTGTTGACGTTAGGCGGCTCGCCGAAGTGCCCTCCAGGCCACTGCCTCCCGTGGTATGGCTAGCCAGACCCTTGAGCTCTCGACCTACCTCGAGAGTAAGATTGGTGCCCTGGCTGGCGCGGAAGACTCGGGAAAGAAGTACGCCGAAACTGGATCCGTCATTTCCGTAGGAGATGGTATCGCTCGTGTGTACGGCCTCTCCAATGTCCAGGCCGGAGAGATGGTTGTCTTTTCCGCGGGTCTCCGTGGAATGGCTCTCaacttggaagaagacaatgTCGGGGTCGTTATCTTTGGTGACGATCGGGACATTCTCGAAGGTGATACCGTCAAGCGAACAGGTGCTATTGTCGACGTTCCCGTTGGTAACGAACTTCTTGGACGCGTGGTGGATGGTATTGGACAGCCCATTGATGGTGGTGCTAGTCTCGAAAAGTGCAAGCGCTCTCGTGCCGAAGTCAAAGCCCCCGGTATCATCCCCAGAGAGTCCGTGTCCGAACCCATGCTTACCGGTCTCAAGGCCGTCGATGCCTTGATCCCTATTGGACGTGGACAGCGTGAACTGATCATTGGAGATCGCCAAACTGGAAAGACAGCCATTGCTATTGATACCATTATTAATCAGAAGACCAAAGCCGAGCCGCTGGCGTGCATTTACGTTGGTGTCGGGCAGAAGCGATCCACTATTGCTCAGCTCGTCGGACAGCTCGACGAGCGTGGAGCCATGGACAACTGTATCATTGTCGCTGCCACCGCTTCCGATGCCGCTCCTTTGCAGTTTTTGGCGCCTTACACGGGTGCTGCCATGGGTGAATTCTTCCGCGATAATGGCAAACACGCCGTGATTTTCTACGATGATCTTTCCAAGCAAGCTGTCGCCTACCGTCAAATGTCTCTCTTACTCCGTCGTCCCCCCGGTCGCGAAGCCTACCCTGGTGATGTTTTCTACCTCCATTCTCGTCTCCTCGAACGTGCCGCCAAGATGCACCGCAACAATGGTGGAGGTTCATTGACCGCCCTTCCCGTTATTGAGACTCAGGCTGGAGACGTGTCCGCCTATATTCCGACTAACGTGATTTCCATTACGGATGGTCAGATTTTCTTGGAGTCCGAACTGTTCTACCAAGGTCAGCGCCCCGCCATTTCTGTCGGTCTTTCCGTGTCACGTGTCGGTTCCGCCGCACAGTACAAGGCCACAAAGGCGGTTGCCGGTACCATGAAACTGGAACTCGCTCAGTATCGTGAGGTTGCGGCGTTTGCCAAGTTCGGTTCCGATTTGGACCCCGCCACTCAACAGCAGCTCAACCGCGGAGTCCGTTTGTACGAACTCCTCAAGCAAGGACAATACCAGCCCTACGAACCGGAGGAAGTTGTGGCCGCCCTGTTCATTGGTGTTAAAGGATACTGCGATCGCATTGACGTTGAACACGTCCAGGGATTTGAAGTTGCCTTCCTCGCGCATGTCAAGGGTGTCCACTCCAAGGTTTTGGCGGACATTGTGTCTGCCGGATACGTGCTCACCGAAGATGCCGAGAAGAAGATGCACGAAATTGCCGAGGCCTTTACCAGTGGATACTCTCCTTAAACAActgatttactgttagtagtATCAATAACCCAACGCTGTGGTTTCAACATATTTTGAATCGACTGGTGACAAATTAGTGTACGAGTAGAGGTAGCAACAAATCGGCATTCGTGAACAGTAAAGAGTTGCAGCTGGGTGACAGACACCACACGATGCACCGGATCTTCTAATTGCGACTACGAACACTTTCATTCGCGGCCTATTGATCTACCTCTACGTTTCTTTAGTTCTTGCCGTTGTTTCAATCACaccctttttgctttccATCTCCTCTTCGGAGACATCCCCTATCTTGTCGAGCCACCCGATAAAGAAAAGTGGATACAAAGAAGTGACGTTACAAAGGACAGTCAACCACACCAAGTTGTCAAAATTGCTATCCGTCACACCAAACAACTTGGTCAAAAGAGCGCCAAGTTCGGTTCCCACCGTGCCGGCACCGTTGAATACCGACATGAGTGTGGCGAACAATACGGCTTCGACCCCTGGTGGACAAAGACGAGCGGCCAGTACAAGAGTCGGCAAAAAGGCGATTTCACCGAGGGCCGCCAAGGCAATGTCGTCTCCAAAAATCAAGGCCTGATCGGGAATACCCAATTCGCGATTCACGTGGGTGAGAAGTAGAACGGGCAGCATGCCGAGCGGGAAGGATGCGATTGTAGACCAAaacaaaatggattttaTGGGCACTCGTTTCAGATATTGGTTGTATACGACAACTCCGCCCAAAGTGGCGAGCGATGTAACCAGTCGAACACGTCCCATAAATTCCGGTCCCAGACCCAAATCATTGCTCATAAAATAAAAGAACGCACCATCGGATGTTGGTGTTGATTGCCataaaaacaaaaacagcgTAGGTTTCCAAATGGAAGGCTGTTTGAGTGCCTCCCAAAGAGCATTCGCTTGGTCCTTGACACCCATGACCAATCCTTCGTGCCCTTCTTCCTTTACGTAAGGCTTCTCTTCCATTTGAAGCGCTATCAATGCGACCATAAATGGCAGCACAGCTGTAATACCAAAGATACTCCGAATAGACATAACTTCTAACAAAGCTCCAGAAAAGTACGCCGACAACAAACCTCCGACAGCCGCCGATCCCCAGCACAGAGACTGAAGACCGCCTGCTATTGCAGGATCTTTTGCCTGCCTAGTCCGAGTCACGACTATTCCATCGGCCACAACATCTGACATGGCTATGCATGCGCTACTCAGTAGTAATGCAC encodes:
- the Atp1 gene encoding synthase of mitochondrial ATP synthase (Alternative splicing variant 1), whose product is MVLRTALVSAGKRMAMAAASQAARRSALQATASRGMASQTLELSTYLESKIGALAGAEDSGKKYAETGSVISVGDGIARVYGLSNVQAGEMVVFSAGLRGMALNLEEDNVGVVIFGDDRDILEGDTVKRTGAIVDVPVGNELLGRVVDGIGQPIDGGASLEKCKRSRAEVKAPGIIPRESVSEPMLTGLKAVDALIPIGRGQRELIIGDRQTGKTAIAIDTIINQKTKAEPLACIYVGVGQKRSTIAQLVGQLDERGAMDNCIIVAATASDAAPLQFLAPYTGAAMGEFFRDNGKHAVIFYDDLSKQAVAYRQMSLLLRRPPGREAYPGDVFYLHSRLLERAAKMHRNNGGGSLTALPVIETQAGDVSAYIPTNVISITDGQIFLESELFYQGQRPAISVGLSVSRVGSAAQYKATKAVAGTMKLELAQYREVAAFAKFGSDLDPATQQQLNRGVRLYELLKQGQYQPYEPEEVVAALFIGVKGYCDRIDVEHVQGFEVAFLAHVKGVHSKVLADIVSAGYVLTEDAEKKMHEIAEAFTSGYSP
- the Atp1 gene encoding predicted protein (Homologous to the atpA gene in the chloroplast genome of C. reinhardtii~Alternative splicing variant 2) gives rise to the protein MASQTLELSTYLESKIGALAGAEDSGKKYAETGSVISVGDGIARVYGLSNVQAGEMVVFSAGLRGMALNLEEDNVGVVIFGDDRDILEGDTVKRTGAIVDVPVGNELLGRVVDGIGQPIDGGASLEKCKRSRAEVKAPGIIPRESVSEPMLTGLKAVDALIPIGRGQRELIIGDRQTGKTAIAIDTIINQKTKAEPLACIYVGVGQKRSTIAQLVGQLDERGAMDNCIIVAATASDAAPLQFLAPYTGAAMGEFFRDNGKHAVIFYDDLSKQAVAYRQMSLLLRRPPGREAYPGDVFYLHSRLLERAAKMHRNNGGGSLTALPVIETQAGDVSAYIPTNVISITDGQIFLESELFYQGQRPAISVGLSVSRVGSAAQYKATKAVAGTMKLELAQYREVAAFAKFGSDLDPATQQQLNRGVRLYELLKQGQYQPYEPEEVVAALFIGVKGYCDRIDVEHVQGFEVAFLAHVKGVHSKVLADIVSAGYVLTEDAEKKMHEIAEAFTSGYSP
- a CDS encoding predicted protein encodes the protein MLAVIGSNETLRSLGPESNDIAHFEATGLDGGDEFTFKGWVQQKLFLGIEPSPDIIAIATIYFVEGALGLARLAQTYLLKDELALGPAEMSALTGALVLPWTIKPLYGFLSDGFPLFGFRRKSYLIVAGLSGGLSYSVLSLSGFWESLDKGVAISGTVGALLLSSACIAMSDVVADGIVVTRTRQAKDPAIAGGLQSLCWGSAAVGGLLSAYFSGALLEVMSIRSIFGITAVLPFMVALIALQMEEKPYVKEEGHEGLVMGVKDQANALWEALKQPSIWKPTLFLFLWQSTPTSDGAFFYFMSNDLGLGPEFMGRVRLVTSLATLGGVVVYNQYLKRVPIKSILFWSTIASFPLGMLPVLLLTHVNRELGIPDQALIFGDDIALAALGEIAFLPTLVLAARLCPPGVEAVLFATLMSVFNGAGTVGTELGALLTKLFGVTDSNFDNLVWLTVLCNVTSLYPLFFIGWLDKIGDVSEEEMESKKGVIETTARTKET